One stretch of Pseudomonas sp. NC02 DNA includes these proteins:
- the pgaB gene encoding poly-beta-1,6-N-acetyl-D-glucosamine N-deacetylase PgaB: protein MPVLSRCLLALGLMLSSACAQQPAPFTPPAERLKPASEAAWPKNHFLGIAYHDIEDRDPDQAVVAVRTERLIEQLAWLRENGYQPVTVDQILAARNGGPELPAKAIMLSFDDGYASFYTRVMPILRSYNWHALLAPVGSWVDTPLNQPVDFAGTPRPRSDFLTWQQVREIAQSGLVEIAAHTDANHKGVLANPQGNLQPAATTRRFDPATHRYETEAQFQARMRTDVTAISNKIRAVTGKAPRVWVWPYGAADGTSLAVVGEQGYQMALTLEDGLDSLGNLMSSPRFLVASDPDGEHYANAIVATQTEAPLRVLHVDLDNVYDPDPEQQVRNLDKLIQRVVDMGASTVFLQAFADPKGDGLVRSLYFPNRHLPVRADLFNRVTWQLRTRAHVNVFAWMPVLSFALDSKLPRVTRWDPQTGKVAIDPDQYQRLSPFDPKVRQVIGEIYEDLARTSAIDGVLFHDDAVLSDFEDASPLALKAYAANGLPDTIEALRADPAVMHRWTRFKSRYLIDFTHELTAKVRKLRGPQVQTARNIFAEPMLNPGSEAWFAQNLDDFLTSYDWTAPMAMPLMEGQDLKGSNAWLEKLVATVKARPGALQRTVFELQAKDWRTSAAPDLDGAQMAEWMGVLKRQGVTSFGYYPDNFLENSPDLKTVRPALSNQWNP from the coding sequence ATGCCCGTCTTGTCCCGTTGCCTGTTGGCCCTGGGGTTAATGCTGAGCAGCGCTTGCGCCCAGCAACCCGCACCTTTCACTCCACCCGCCGAGCGGCTCAAGCCTGCCAGCGAAGCGGCGTGGCCGAAGAACCATTTCCTCGGTATCGCCTACCACGACATCGAGGACCGCGACCCCGATCAGGCCGTCGTGGCCGTGCGCACCGAACGTTTGATCGAGCAGTTGGCGTGGCTGCGGGAAAACGGCTACCAGCCCGTCACCGTCGACCAGATTTTGGCGGCCCGCAACGGCGGCCCGGAGTTGCCGGCGAAGGCGATCATGCTCAGTTTCGATGACGGCTACGCGAGCTTCTACACCCGTGTGATGCCGATCCTGCGCAGCTACAACTGGCACGCGCTGCTGGCGCCGGTGGGTTCGTGGGTGGATACGCCGCTGAACCAGCCGGTGGATTTCGCCGGTACACCTCGGCCGCGTTCGGACTTCCTGACCTGGCAGCAGGTGCGCGAAATCGCCCAGTCCGGCCTGGTGGAAATCGCCGCGCACACCGACGCCAACCACAAGGGCGTGCTGGCCAACCCACAAGGCAACCTGCAACCGGCCGCCACCACCCGACGCTTTGACCCGGCGACCCATCGCTACGAAACCGAAGCCCAGTTCCAGGCGCGGATGCGCACCGACGTGACGGCGATCTCCAACAAGATCCGCGCCGTCACCGGCAAGGCGCCGCGCGTGTGGGTGTGGCCTTACGGCGCTGCCGATGGCACCTCGCTGGCGGTGGTGGGCGAGCAGGGTTACCAGATGGCCCTGACCCTGGAAGACGGTCTCGACAGCCTCGGCAACCTGATGAGCAGCCCGCGCTTCCTGGTGGCCTCCGACCCGGACGGCGAACACTACGCCAACGCCATCGTCGCGACCCAGACTGAAGCCCCGCTGCGGGTGCTGCATGTGGACCTGGACAACGTCTACGACCCGGACCCGGAACAGCAGGTGCGCAACCTCGACAAACTGATCCAGCGTGTGGTCGACATGGGTGCCAGCACCGTGTTCCTGCAGGCTTTCGCCGACCCCAAGGGCGATGGCCTGGTGCGTTCGCTGTACTTCCCCAACCGCCATTTGCCGGTGCGCGCCGACCTGTTCAACCGCGTCACCTGGCAACTGCGCACCCGGGCCCACGTGAACGTATTTGCCTGGATGCCGGTGCTCAGTTTCGCCCTCGATTCGAAGCTGCCCCGCGTTACCCGTTGGGACCCGCAAACCGGCAAGGTCGCCATCGACCCGGACCAGTACCAGCGCCTGTCGCCGTTCGATCCGAAAGTGCGGCAGGTCATCGGTGAGATCTACGAAGACCTGGCGCGCACCAGTGCCATCGACGGCGTGCTGTTCCACGACGACGCGGTGCTGTCGGACTTCGAAGACGCCAGCCCGCTGGCGCTCAAGGCCTACGCCGCCAATGGCCTGCCGGACACCATCGAAGCCCTGCGCGCCGACCCTGCGGTGATGCACCGCTGGACGCGTTTCAAGAGCCGCTACCTGATCGACTTCACCCATGAGCTGACGGCCAAGGTCCGCAAGCTGCGCGGCCCGCAGGTGCAGACTGCACGCAATATCTTCGCCGAACCGATGCTCAACCCGGGCAGCGAAGCCTGGTTCGCGCAGAACCTCGACGACTTCCTCACCAGCTACGACTGGACTGCGCCGATGGCCATGCCGCTGATGGAAGGCCAGGACCTCAAGGGCTCCAACGCCTGGCTGGAAAAGCTCGTGGCCACCGTCAAGGCCCGCCCCGGCGCGCTGCAACGCACAGTCTTCGAGTTGCAAGCCAAGGACTGGCGTACCTCGGCCGCCCCCGATCTGGACGGTGCACAAATGGCCGAGTGGATGGGCGTGCTCAAGCGTCAGGGCGTGACCAGTTTTGGCTACTACCCCGACAACTTCCTGGAGAATTCGCCGGATCTGAAAACCGTGCGTCCGGCCCTTTCCAACCAGTGGAATCCTTGA
- the pgaC gene encoding poly-beta-1,6-N-acetyl-D-glucosamine synthase: protein MFDRILALIVLSLVLGVPLGLIFLVTGQFLMDFVFFYPLFMSGLWIAGGLYFWLHWERHWPWADDTPAPVLAGEPLISILIPCYNEGDNAAETIGAALAQQYRNIEVIAINDGSSDNTAAVLDALALKEPRLRVLHLAQNQGKAVALRMGAVAARSEYLVCIDGDALLSPNTAAYLVAPMLDNPRLGAVTGNPRIRTRSTLIGRVQVGEFSSIIGLIKRTQRVFGRIFTVSGVVVAFRRAALDRVDYWSTDMITEDIDVSWKLQLDHWSIFYEPRALCWILMPETLGGLWKQRLRWAQGGAEVLFKNIRGIWQWRHRYLWPLLFEYCLSTGWAFTFLLSVIFWAVGKVVTLPAAIAVDSLMPPAFTGLLLAVVCLVQFAVSIMIDRRYEKGLWKTLFWTVWYPLVFWLVSLFTTLVSFPKVLFRQHQKRARWVSPDRGIKAPTTDVQP, encoded by the coding sequence ATGTTCGACAGAATCCTCGCGCTTATCGTCTTGTCATTGGTATTGGGTGTGCCCCTTGGGCTGATCTTTTTGGTCACCGGGCAGTTCCTGATGGACTTCGTCTTCTTCTATCCGCTGTTCATGTCCGGCTTGTGGATCGCTGGCGGCCTGTACTTCTGGCTGCACTGGGAGCGCCACTGGCCGTGGGCGGATGACACACCGGCGCCGGTACTCGCCGGCGAGCCACTGATCTCGATCCTGATCCCTTGCTACAACGAAGGCGACAACGCCGCCGAGACCATCGGTGCCGCGTTGGCCCAGCAATACCGTAACATCGAAGTGATCGCGATCAACGACGGCTCCAGCGACAACACCGCCGCCGTGCTCGATGCGCTGGCGCTGAAAGAGCCGCGCCTGCGGGTGCTGCACCTGGCGCAAAACCAGGGCAAGGCTGTGGCCTTGCGCATGGGCGCAGTGGCGGCGCGCAGCGAATACCTGGTGTGCATCGACGGCGATGCGTTGCTCTCGCCGAACACCGCGGCGTACCTGGTGGCGCCGATGCTCGACAACCCGCGCCTGGGGGCCGTCACTGGCAACCCGCGGATTCGCACGCGCTCCACCTTGATCGGCCGGGTGCAGGTGGGCGAGTTCTCTTCGATCATCGGCTTGATCAAGCGCACCCAGCGGGTCTTCGGGCGGATCTTCACCGTCTCCGGCGTGGTGGTGGCGTTTCGGCGGGCGGCCCTGGACCGGGTCGACTACTGGAGCACCGACATGATCACCGAAGACATCGACGTGAGCTGGAAGCTGCAACTGGACCACTGGAGCATCTTCTACGAGCCCCGCGCGCTGTGCTGGATCCTGATGCCGGAAACCCTCGGCGGCCTGTGGAAGCAACGCCTGCGCTGGGCCCAGGGCGGCGCTGAAGTGCTGTTCAAAAATATTCGTGGCATCTGGCAATGGCGCCATCGCTACCTGTGGCCGCTGCTGTTCGAATACTGCCTGTCCACCGGTTGGGCCTTCACCTTTTTGCTCTCGGTGATTTTCTGGGCCGTGGGCAAGGTGGTGACGCTGCCCGCCGCCATCGCCGTCGACTCGCTGATGCCGCCGGCCTTCACCGGCCTGCTGCTGGCGGTGGTGTGCCTGGTGCAGTTCGCGGTGAGCATCATGATCGACCGGCGCTATGAAAAGGGCCTGTGGAAAACCCTGTTCTGGACCGTCTGGTACCCGTTGGTGTTCTGGCTGGTGAGCCTGTTCACCACCCTGGTCAGCTTCCCCAAAGTGTTGTTCCGCCAACACCAGAAACGCGCGCGCTGGGTCAGCCCGGATCGCGGGATCAAAGCCCCCACTACGGATGTGCAGCCATGA
- the pgaD gene encoding poly-beta-1,6-N-acetyl-D-glucosamine biosynthesis protein PgaD has translation MNLIRTQQRPVMWAIDVFLTLLAWAGLIILLVRGLVPMLDSHGGPRIDAPIFAALDTLQIYLWIAVFNAMVLISWARYQQRRGKHFAQRRSAAKALSDQHLSDSFSLGEGDLEQLRRPGVLVIHNDHEGGVQEVTAHVSRHVERPGLKLVAGQERTKEIG, from the coding sequence ATGAACCTGATCCGAACCCAACAGCGCCCGGTGATGTGGGCCATCGACGTATTCCTGACCCTGCTGGCCTGGGCCGGGCTGATTATCCTGCTGGTGCGCGGGCTGGTGCCGATGCTCGACAGCCACGGCGGCCCGCGGATCGATGCGCCGATTTTCGCGGCGCTGGATACCTTGCAGATCTACCTGTGGATTGCCGTCTTCAACGCGATGGTACTGATCAGTTGGGCACGCTACCAGCAGCGACGTGGCAAGCACTTTGCCCAGCGGCGCTCGGCGGCCAAGGCCTTGAGCGACCAGCATTTGAGCGACAGCTTCAGCCTGGGGGAAGGTGACCTGGAGCAACTGCGCCGCCCGGGTGTGCTGGTGATTCATAACGACCACGAAGGGGGTGTGCAGGAAGTGACAGCCCATGTGTCCCGGCATGTGGAGCGGCCAGGGTTGAAGTTGGTGGCGGGGCAGGAGCGGACCAAGGAGATTGGTTAA
- a CDS encoding ShlB/FhaC/HecB family hemolysin secretion/activation protein — protein sequence MSLLLPRTRLLLGVCLLTCFALNSATAAPTPGDQDLIRDRQNRLLEEQRRRLEDLKELPGKEAKPEAPATPADTRCFPIKDIELKGADSLPAPDRERLLKPYIGQCLGVSQLNQVLKSITDYYIDKGMVTSRAYLPQQDLSTGHLQVLVVEGKLEGLKGADGSNLSPRELAMAFPGKVGEQLNLREIEQLVDQLNRLPSKQAQMELTPGSQVGGSEVQVKNVPQKPWRASLSRNNDGQKSTGEQQWGAGLEWDSPLGLADQLVLRGGHDAVSDHQKTSKNSMLYYNVPWGWWNFSYTYSESDYRTYGVTDDYKFKQNGDNENHQLRAERVIHRDDVSKTSVNVGLAHLRTNNYINDAHLETSSNRLSELQLGINHGRRIGNAFVNLDLGMQNGIGAFDAQAENERDQYGNRLPNARYRKYTATVSYLQPFTLWGESFSFSSLATGQRSEDILFSPQRMSLGGSASVRGFKDQQLTGDSGGYWRNDVRWARPVTWDWMRPAFAEYGASVGYDQGVISNGRYNDNVHGRVSSNSLELFARGKYVSTSVTFAHSLERPAVMSEREAPIYFRMDFFL from the coding sequence ATGTCTTTATTATTGCCACGGACTCGGCTGCTGCTGGGCGTTTGCCTGCTGACTTGCTTCGCACTCAATAGTGCGACGGCTGCGCCCACGCCTGGCGATCAGGACCTGATCCGCGACCGGCAAAACCGTCTGCTGGAAGAACAGCGCCGGCGCCTTGAAGACCTCAAGGAACTGCCCGGCAAAGAAGCCAAGCCCGAAGCGCCTGCCACCCCGGCCGACACCCGTTGCTTCCCGATCAAAGACATCGAACTCAAGGGTGCCGACAGCCTGCCTGCACCGGACCGCGAGCGCCTGCTCAAGCCGTATATCGGCCAGTGCCTGGGCGTCTCCCAGCTCAACCAAGTGCTCAAGTCGATCACCGACTACTACATCGACAAAGGCATGGTTACCAGCCGTGCTTACTTGCCGCAGCAGGACCTTTCCACCGGCCACCTCCAGGTGTTGGTGGTGGAAGGCAAGCTCGAAGGCTTGAAGGGCGCCGACGGCAGCAACCTGTCCCCGCGCGAGCTGGCCATGGCCTTCCCCGGCAAGGTCGGCGAGCAGCTCAACCTGCGGGAAATCGAGCAGTTGGTGGACCAGTTGAATCGCTTGCCGTCCAAGCAGGCGCAAATGGAACTGACCCCCGGCAGCCAGGTGGGCGGCAGTGAAGTGCAGGTCAAGAACGTCCCGCAAAAGCCCTGGCGCGCCAGCCTGTCGCGCAACAACGACGGGCAGAAAAGCACCGGCGAACAGCAGTGGGGCGCCGGCCTTGAGTGGGACAGCCCGCTGGGCCTGGCCGACCAGTTGGTGTTGCGCGGCGGCCACGATGCCGTCAGCGACCACCAGAAAACCTCGAAAAACAGCATGCTGTATTACAACGTGCCGTGGGGCTGGTGGAACTTCAGCTACACCTACAGCGAGAGTGATTACCGCACTTACGGCGTGACCGACGACTACAAATTCAAGCAGAACGGCGACAACGAAAACCATCAACTGCGCGCCGAGCGCGTGATCCATCGCGACGACGTCAGCAAGACCTCGGTCAACGTCGGCCTGGCCCATTTGCGCACCAACAACTACATCAACGACGCTCACCTCGAAACCAGCAGCAACCGCCTCAGCGAGCTGCAACTGGGCATCAACCACGGCCGCCGCATCGGCAATGCCTTCGTCAACCTCGACTTGGGCATGCAGAACGGCATCGGCGCCTTCGATGCCCAAGCTGAAAACGAGCGCGATCAGTACGGCAATCGCCTGCCCAACGCGCGCTACCGCAAATACACCGCCACCGTCAGCTACTTGCAGCCGTTCACGCTATGGGGTGAGTCGTTCAGTTTCTCCAGCCTGGCCACCGGCCAACGCAGTGAAGACATTCTGTTCAGCCCCCAACGCATGAGCCTCGGCGGCTCGGCCTCGGTGCGCGGTTTCAAAGACCAGCAGCTCACCGGCGACAGCGGCGGCTACTGGCGCAACGACGTGCGCTGGGCGCGCCCGGTGACCTGGGACTGGATGCGCCCGGCCTTTGCCGAATACGGCGCCAGCGTCGGCTACGACCAGGGTGTGATCAGCAATGGCCGCTACAACGACAACGTGCATGGCCGGGTCTCGAGCAACTCGTTGGAGCTGTTCGCCCGTGGCAAATACGTCAGCACCAGCGTGACCTTTGCCCATTCCCTGGAACGCCCGGCAGTGATGAGCGAGCGCGAAGCGCCGATCTACTTCCGCATGGATTTCTTCCTGTAA